The following DNA comes from Calderihabitans maritimus.
TGGTCTACGAGCACCCGGTCGTGGAAGCAGGAAGCCTTGAGTAGAGATATTTTTCTATGAAAGGTGGAACGGTTACAGACTTGCAATATAAAATCGAGAAAGTTTCTTCTCTGGCGGAACTGGAAGCTTTATGCATCCAATGCCAAGCATGCCCTTTGGCCGAAAATAGGAAACAAGTGGTCTTCGGGGAGGGAAACCCGGCGGCCCGAGTTATCTTTGTAGGCGAGGCTCCGGGAGCGAGAGAAGATGAAACGGGGCGTCCCTTCGTAGGGGCCGCGGGTCAGGTCCTCAATTATTTATTAGAAGAAGCAGGAATAGACAGGTCCCAAGTTTATATCACCAGTGTTAACAAATGCCGGCCGCCCCGGAACCGGTTGCCCCGGCAGGGGGAAGCGGCCGCCTGCTACCCTTACTTGAAGAAGCAACTGGAGCTAATAAAACCACAAATTATAGTTTGTTTGGGAGCTTTGGCTACCCGGTGGCTTATCGACAGGAAGGCTAAGATAAGCGAAGTTAGAGGATCGTGGTTTTATAAAAATGGCCAAGCATTTCTACCGACTTTTCACCCAGCGGCTGTTCTCCGGGACCGGAGGAAGGCAAAGTTGGTGGTCCAGGACTTCCAAGAGGTTGTCCGGCGTTGGAAAAGTTGAACATTTTCCCCGGCTCATGGTATAATCAAGTGATATGAGTAAAACAAGGCTGACGCAGAAGGGGACTCCTTGATGGATCTTATCCTCTCTCATACGAATCTTGACTTTGACGGGCTGGCTGCCATGGTGGCGGCTTCAAAAATATACCCGCAGGCCCAGCCGGTAGTTGTGGGCAAGCCGGGCCACAGTGTACAGCAATTTCTGGCCCTGTACAAAGATTATTTTTCCATTAAGACACCCGGTGAGATTCCTGATACCGGGGCAGACCGGGTCATTCTGGTCGACACAGGGGACCCCCGGCGTACCGGTGAAATGGCCTCCCGGGTATCAGGGGCCCGGGAAATACATATTTACGATCACCACCCTGTAGACTACCCACCGCCAAGAGCTACCAAAGTGGTAACCGCCTCGGTAGGCGCTACCAGCACTTTAATGGTGGAGATTTTACGGCAAAAAGATGTGGAAATTCATTCTTTTGAAGCGACGGTTTTGGCTTTAGGGATTTATGCCGATACGGGGAGTCTGACCTATTCGGCAACCACATCGCGGGATGCGTTGGCTGTAGCCTACTTGTTGGAACAAGGAGCTAATTTGTCGGTAGTAGCTAATTTTTTAGACCGAAGGCTAACGGAAGAGCAACAAAAGTTATTGAACCGGTTGATAGCTTCAGTCAAACAGTTTTCATTCCGGGGAATTCAGGTGCTGGTAGCGACGGCGGAGGCAGATAATTATGTGGAAGGCTTGTCCCTGCTTACGGAAAAACTTTTGGAAGTCCTGAATGCAGATACAGTTTTTACCCTGGTAAGCATGGCGGGCCGCACTTACCTGGTAGGTAGAACCCGNNNNNNNNNNNNNNNNNNNNNNNNNNNNNNNNNNNNNNNNNNNNNNNNNNNNNNNNNNNNNNNNNNNNNNNNNNNNNNNNNNNNNNNNNNNNNNNNNNNNNNNNNNNNNNNNNNNNNNNNNNNNNNNNNNNNNNNNNNNNNNNNNNNNNNNNNNNNNNGGGGAGGAGGACACCGTAAAGCGGGAGCCGCTTCCCTGAAGGGACAGCCCCTGGAAGCAGTGATGGCCAGGTTGCCTTCGGTTTTAAGCAGTAAGATCAGGCCTTTGTTCACTGCCCGCCAGATTATGTCCCAGCCGGTCAAAACGGTTACTCCCGAAACCCTCATTCAGGATGCGGGTAAAGTAATGCTGCGCTACGGGCACAGCGGGCTACCGGTAGTGGAAAACGGTGTGGTAGTAGGGATTATCTCGCGGCGAGATGTAGACCTGGCCGAACGTCATGGTTTGGGACATGCTCCGGTGAAGGGCTATATGAAGCGAAAGGTGGTTACTATTTCTCCCGACACTACTTTACCGGAAATACAGCAGTTAATGGTTCGGCATGACGTAGGACGTTTGCCGGTAGTGGAGAACGGTCAACTGATCGGGATAGTATCTCGTACCGACCTCTTGCGCTGGCTGCATGGCACAGATGATTTCAAGCGTTTTGAGACTCTATTTCCCATACAATGCTCCCTGCCGGGTCCTCCCGATGTCAAGTCCCTGCTTCTAAACCTGCCGGGCAATATTTACCGGCTGCTCAGGCAAATTGGAGGCCAGGGAGATGAGCTGGAATATTCTGTCTTTGTGGTAGGAGGGTTTGTACGGGATTTACTCCTGGGTGTTCCTAATTGTGACTTAGATATCGTAGTGGAAGGAGATGGAATTAAATTTGCCGAAAGACTGGCCGGCAAACTAGGTGGTTATACCAGGCCCCATGAACAGTTCAAGACTGCCCTGGTAATACTTCCTGACGGTTTGAAGATTGATGTGGCCACCGCCCGTATCGAGTATTACGAGTATCCGGCGGCTCTTCCCACGGTAGAGGTCTCCAGTCTGAAGCAGGACCTTTACCGGCGGGACTTTACCATAAATGCCATGGCGGTACAGTTAAACCTGCATTCTTTCGGCAAGCTGATAGACTACTTTTGCTGTTACAGCGACCTCAAGGAAGGCCTGGTCCGGGTACTGCATAATTTCAGTTTCGTGGAAGATCCTACCCGGATAATCAGGGCGCTGCGTTTCGAGCAAAGGTACGGTTTTTCCATTGAAGAGCAAACCCTGGCCCTGCTGCAAAAAGCCGTTCGGGAAAGGCGTCTAGCCCAGTTGTCTGATGCCCGTTTATGGGACGAGCTGTTCCTGGTGCTCAAAGAAGATGAACCGGCCAGGGTACTGTGCCGGATGGGTGAACTGGGGATTTGGGACCAAATTGTACCGCAAATTCAGTGGGATGAAAATACGGAAAAGGTTGTTTTAAATGTTGAGTCTTTATTGAAAGAGCTGGAGCAAAAAGGGCTACCCCATGTCGAGCGTTGGCTGGTTTATTTTATGGCCCTGGTTCACAAACTAGAAGAAGTTCAGGTGGAGGAACTGGGAAAACGTTTTTCTTTGCGCAAAAAGGAGATTAACGTGCTCCGGAAGGTCCTTGAGGCACCGGAGGTTTTAAAAAGCCTGCCTGCCTCTGAACCTACCTTGGGCCGGCTGCATAAGTTGTTACATGAATTCCCCGCTGAGGCAATCCTTTTTGCTGCTGCCAGTTTCACCGGTAAACTCCGGGAACTCTTATTGGACTATCTCGCGCGGCGGGACAGGGTAGAGCTGGTTGTAGACGGTTTAGACCTTCGGCAGCTGGGGTTGCCTCCCGGTCCGCTCTACGGGGAGATATTTTTGGAACTGGAAGCGGCCTTGCTGGAGGGAAAAGCAGGCAGAAAAAAGGAGGAGCAAATAAATTTTGTCCAAGAATGGCTCCGCAGGAAAGGGAGAGTTTAAATGCACATTGGAAGTTTATGGGAACTTTTGGTAGCGGTGCCGGCAATCTTGCTGGCGGTAACCTTTCATGAATACGCCCACGGGAAGGTAGCATACCTTTTGGGAGACCCAACCCCCAAATACCAGGGGAGACTAACTTTAAATCCCCTGGCTCACCTGGATCCCCTGGGGACGCTACTATTCGTTTTGGCCGGTTTCGGATGGGCCAAGCCGGTACAGGTTAATCCCTTCTATTTTCACGGTGACCGCCGGAGGGGTATGATGCTGGTTAGCCTGGCAGGGCCGTTGATGAACTTGGTATTGGCTTATCTGGCTGCTGTGGCGTCGCGGGTTCTTGTTTTCGCTCCTTTTTATATAAAACAGTTTTTATTTGCCGTGGTAATGTATAATATAATCCTGGCGGTATTCAATCTCATTCCTGTCCCGCCTTTGGACGGTTCTAAAATTTTGGCCGGTCTATTACCGCCGCAGCATACAGGAATCATCTATCAACTGGAAACATATGGACCCCTAATTTTATTATTGCTTATTTTTACCGGCTTTATTGGGCTCATTATGAATCCACTGATACGGGTAGTATATTCCCTTATAACCCTACTCAGTGGAATGGGATATTATTGAAGCTGAAGGGAGAGAAAGTATGAAGGGCAGAATTTTAAGCGGAATGCGTCCTACCGGTAAACTGCACATCGGACACTTGAGCGTTCTGGAAAACTGGGTGCGCTTCCAGGATGAATATGAATGTTTTTATACCATCGTAGACTGGCATGCTCTTACAACCGCCTACGATGATACTTCGGCCATTAAGGAAAATGTTAGGGAAATGCTTCTGGACTGGCTCAGTGTCGGGTTGGACCCGGAAAAGAGCACTATTTTTCTACAGTCGGACGTGAAAGAGCACGCAGAACTGTATCTGCTTTTTGCCATGATTACTCCTTTATCCTGGCTGGAAAGGTGTCCTACTTACAAAGATCAGGTGCAGCAGTTGGGGAAACAGGGTAAAGATATTTCCACCTACGGCTTCTTGGGATACCCGTTGCTCCAGGCGGCTGATATTCTGGTGTATAAGGCGGATACGGTTCCGGTAGGGGAAGATCAACTGCCCCATCTGGAATTGTGCCGGGAAATAGCTCGCCGGTTCAATTTCATCTATAAAACGGAACTGTTCCCGGAGCCGCAGGCCAAACTGTCCCGGGTTCCGCTCTTGCCGGGTATCGATGCCCGCAAGATGAGCAAGAGTTACGGTAACGAAATTCCCATTAGTGCCACCAGGGAAGAAATCTTTGAAAAAGTCCGCATGATGGTGACGGACCCCGGGCGCATCCGGCGTCACGATCCCGGTAACCCAGAGGTTTGTGTCGTACACACCTATAACCAAATTTACAACCCGGAAGAAGTGGAGGAGCGGGTCACCCAGTGCCGACAGGCGGAAATAGGCTGTGTGGCCTGCAAGAAGCGGTTGGCGGAAAAGCTGGATGAAGCCCTGGCTCCCTACCGGGAGAAACGGGCGGAATTGGCCCAAAATCCCGCTCTGTTGGAGGAGATCCTGGAAGAAGGTGCCCGGAGAGCGCGGGCGGTTGCCAGCGAGACGATGAAAGAAGTACGGGAGGCCATGAAAATTTAGTTCTATGAGAGTACGGTGGTAGGAAGTGACATACCGGGTTAAACTGGAGATTTTTGAGGGGCCTCTTGACCTGCTCATTCACCTGATTGAAAAAAACGAAATGGATATCTACGATATTCCTGTGGCTCGCATTACGGAGCAATACCTAGAATATCTTGAGACTTTACAGGAACTTGACCTGGAGATGGCCGGTGAGTTTTTGGTTATGGCGGCTACATTACTGGCCATTAAAGCCAAAATGCTTCTTCCAAAGCCTCCTCAGCCGGAAGAACCGGAAGAGGAAGGGCCGGATCCGAGGGAAGAACTGGTTGAACGCTTATTAGAGTATAAAAAATTCAAGGAAGCAGCCGGTTTTCTGGAGAAAAGAGGAGAAATTTACAGTAAGATGTTCACCCGGCCGGTGGATGAAGAAGCTATTGTGGCTGCGTTTGCCGGTTCTAATCCACTGGAAGGGGTAACCCCGAAAGACCTGCTGGAGGCCTTCCGCCGGGTTCTAAACCGGGTTAGTGAGAAGGAAGAAAAAGTCAACCGAATACCTCGACCTCAAGTAACTATCCGTGATAAGATGACGGAAATTTTGGAGCAGGTGGGGAAACAGACGCAAGGAGTCAGCTTTACAGAACTTTTTAAGGGAAAAGTTACCCGCCTGGAGATAATCGTTACTTTTTTGGCTTTGCTAGAACTTATTCGTCTAAAACGGGTTACGGCCCGGCAGTCCTCTGTTTTTGGAGAAATTATTATTTACCAGTATCCCCGGCATGAATAGGAGGCGGGACGTTTATGGACTCGGGGGAAGCAAAAGCGGTTATCGAATGTCTGCTATTCGTAGCCAGGGAACCTCTAACTCTAAAAACTATCGGTGAGATTGTGGGAATGAAGGAAAAAGAGGTTCGTCAACTGCTGGAGGAACTAATGCAGAGCTATAATAACGGCAGTCACGGGATACGGTTGCTGGAGGTAGCTAACGGCTACCAGTTCTGTACTCGTCCTGAGTTTGCCTCCTATATTGAGAAGCTTTACCAACCGCAGATTCAAATGTTATCGAAGGCGGCCCTGGAGACGCTGGCTATAATCGCCTATAAACAGCCGATTACGCGGGCAGAGATAGAAACAATTCGGGGAGTGAAATCCGACCGTGTTATAAGCACGCTGCTCGAAAGAAGGCTAATCCAGGAAGTAGGACGCCGGGAAGGGCCGGGAAGACCCATCCTTTACGGTACCACTGATGAGTTTCTCCGTTCTTTCGGACTAAAAAGCCTGGAAGAACTGCCCAACCTGGAGGAACTGGCCGCTTGCGGCCGGGAGGAAGAATAAGAAAACATCCAAAAGTACTTGACGGTAGCTGAAGGCAGGAAAAAATCTTTTTTTGGGCGAACATATATGACCACATACCATTTAACTTAAAAAAAGGTAACATAAAGTGAGGTGAGGACAGATGTTTCAACCGGTAGGTGGACCTAAAGGAACGCGTTTATATGAAAAAGTAGTAATGCAGATCAAATCGGCGATATCAGTAGGGGATTTAAAACCAGGCGATAAACTTCCGTCGGAGAGAGAGCTGGCAGAGATATTTGGGGTAAGTCGGACCTCCATTAGGGAAGCATTAAAGAGTTTGGTAGCGATGGGTTTGATTAAGATACGCCATGGGGACGGTATATACGTCTGCGAGTCTCGGGGAGAGGAACAGCTGAAAAACATAGGTGCTTATTTGATGAGTCACCAGGGGACGCTGAAGGACCTTTTTGAGATACGGAGGGTTTTAGAGACGGAGGCAGCGGCATGGGCTGCGGAGAGAGGGGCACCAGAGAAAGTACAGGAGTTGGTGAATTTAATTAATACTGTTAAGGAAGGCATAGCCAAACGTTCGGGGGGGTATTTGCTTTTTTTAGGGGAACACGACACAAAATTTCATCTTTGTTTGGCGGAGGCTTCTGAGAATCAGGTTTTGTTGCGGGTAATGAACAATCTTTTAGATTTACTGGCGGAGAGTAGGGCGAGGGCTTGGTCGATACCTGGCAGGCCTTTAAGGTCGGTAGAAGAGCATGCCAAAATTGTGGAGGCCATAGTTTCCGGTGATGTTGAGGGGGCCAGGGAAGCCATGCGACAGCATTTGGAGAATGTGGAGAAGGAAATTCTTTAAGGGGTAGCGTAGGCAGAATTAAGGTTAGGACTTAATTGTTCAGACCTTCTATGTCAATAGTGTAATCTAAAAATTTTTCATGGTTGTGCAGTACAAATGTTCGTGGTCTTTTAAAAGGACGGGCTTTACCCGTTCCGCCTAGCTATGGGCCGGATCAAAATCCCGCCCTCCTCGCTGGCGGCTTAAGAACTTTGAAAACCGAATATTCAACATTATGCTGCCCGATTATGATGCTTGGCGCGGGCTGCTATAAACGTGGCTTCGTCGCAGCAAGTACGGTTTTTCCACATGGCAAAGATGATCCGCACCCAGATATTTGCCAAAGCCCGTAAAGCTTCATGATGGGTTTTGCCCCTGGCTTCTCTTGGTATCGTAATATTCCCGTGCCCAGGAAACCTGCCTGATACTCTGGAAGGCGAACAGGTGCATAGCTCGTCGGAAAGGTTTCACACAGGATTTGCGCTGCCTGGCAAAGCGGTACTTACCGCTTTGAAAAAGAACCGGCGAGGTACCTGCTAAAGCCTGGACCACGGCCGCATTTTCGTAACGTTCCCGGTCGGCCCCCCACTCCGCCAGCAGTCTTGGCGCGAGCCGCCCGGCCGCCCCCGGCAGGCTAGCAAAGATCCTGCTGTCGGAGTGCTGCTGAAAAAGGCGGTTGATCTCCTTGTCGTAAGCAGCGATTTGCTCCCGGACTACTTCCAGCTGTCTCACCAGGGCGAGCATTAAGCGGCCTTTTGCCCGTACGGTGGGAGCGCTGGCCCGAAGCTGCGGCTCCTGCGCCTTCTGCCAGATGGAGATGGCCGTTTGATTAGGCCGGGGATGTTTATGACTTTTAAGAAAGGCGGCTATTTCCGGAACGGTAGCTTCCCTTACCAGATCCGGGGTAGGATAGCGCTTGTAAAACTCCAGGGCTCCGGCAGGGTTGACTTCGAAAAGAAACCTAAGGCTACCGGGTAATATTCCTTCAAGCAAGCAATGAGCTTATTGGTAAGACGCGTGGATTCCTGGATCAGGCCGTCCTGGTCTCGGGTCAATATCTTTAGTTCCGCGATCAGTTCCGCATCTGGCTTAAGCCTCTTTAGCTGCGCCAGGTCGGAGCGGCCGATGTTGGCCAGCAGACGGGCATCAATTGGGTCACTCTTCGCCCCGGAGGGCTTTCGCCGGTAGTCTACAACCTTCGGGTTGAGCGGGTAAACCGGAAAGCCAGCTTCCAACAGAAACTGCACCAGAAGACCGTTTTTGGTTTCGATCAGGCAGGCGAAGTTTTCCGGTTCGGGATCGATGCTTAAGAGCCTTTCCTTTAATAACTCCATGCCTTCCCTGTTGTGAGGGATGGTGAAATACTTAAGTTCTTGACCCTTTTCATCGAGCACGGCTACGTCATGATGTAAGTCAGACCAGTCAATCCCTACAAAGTACATGTTAAGAACCTCCGCAAAAGAAATTTGCTGCAGACTGGCAGTGGCCCTTATCTAACGCGGTGCTCGAAGCACAACCCTTCTATGAACCGCAGTCTGCAAATTTGATCCGGGAAAGGTGGCTCTGAAAAAAGCAGTCGAACTGCCAGGAGGTGGAATCCTTTTCCCGGAAACCTTTGGCTATATTTTTGGCTAACTTAGGCTAGCTTTCCTGCTACCTAATTTGAGTTTAACAGATAAGGAGGTGGAAATATGAATCTGTCTCCTCAAAAATTAATAGATTATTGTTCTTTAATATTTCAAAAAATAGGGGTTCCCCAAGAACATTCTTTTATTATGGCAGAAGCGTTAGTGGAAGCGGATCTTCTTGGTATAAAAACCCATGGAGTTTCAAGATTAAACTTTTATGTAGAACATATTCATAATGGAACGATCAACTCAACACCTAATTTCAAAGTTATTAGAGAAAACTTGGCAGTTTGCGTAATAGATGCAGATAAAGCGATGGGGCCAGTGGTTGGAGATTATGCCATAAAAAAGGTTCTTGAAAAGGCTAAAAAAACAGGTGTAGGTATTGCCTTAGTGAGAAACAGTTCCCATTTGGGTGCTTTAAGCGTGACGGCAAAGAAAGCAATCAAAGAGAAAATGATCGGTGTAGTTATTTCAAACACCAGCCCTATTATGGCTCCGTATGGGGGAGGGGAAGCTGTACTAGGAAATAATCCCATTTCCTTTGCTGTACCCACAGATGATTTTCCGTATATATTGGACATGGCATTAAGTGTAACAGCAAGAGGTAATATTATACTTGCAGCACGGGAAGGAAAAAGCATTCCTGAAGGATGGGCAGTAAATAAAAACGGGGAGCCAACCACGAATGCTGAAGAAGCTCTTTTAGGAGCAGTTTTGCCTTTGGCAGAGCATAAAGGGTATGCACTTGCTTTTATGTTTGATGTTTTATGTGGAGTATTAAGTGGTGCGGCTTATGGAAAAAATGTTGGCTCTTTTGTACCACCCGATTACAGTAAGCCTCTTGATATGGGTCATTTTGTGATGGCCCTTGATATTGAAAAATTTCAACCTTATGAGGAATATCTGAGGCGTTTAAAAGATTTTGCCAGTCAAATAAAAACTTCAAAGAAAGCAAAAGGGTTTGATGAAATTTTTATACCTGGAGAGAGAAGTTATCAACGGTATTGTGAAAATTTAAAAAAGGGAATTTTTTTACCTCCCCAAACTTTGAAAATGCTTAGAGAATTAAGTGAGAGATATCAAATTCCATTTTTCGAACAATAATTAAATAATCGATAAGAGGATTAATGATTGTTACAGAATAGATTGAAATTCAACAAAATAAATAGAGGTATTATTTTTTTAGAAGGTTCTCTTTCTGTTTGACAAGTATAAAATGCAGAATTCGGCAATTAAAAAATACATAGTTCGGTTGCCATCACGCTCAAAGATATTCTCTTCAAATCAGAACATCAGTTCGCTAATTTAGATTCTTAGTTCTGTTTAGCTTGTTTCATCTGGTATAGCCGACAGTGCTTTCTGTAAACGATAACTTTCACCTTCGAAAGCCAGTATATGGGCATGGTGAACCAACCGGTCAATAAGAGCGGCAGTAAGCCGGTTATCGCCAAGCACGGTGTTCCACTTGCCAAATTGCAGATTAGAAGTAACAATTATGCTCTGGCGTTCATAAGCTTGGGCCACCACGTTAAACAAAAGCTCCGCTCCGTCACGGTGTAGGGGTACAAATCCCAGTTCGTCAATGATGAGAAGATCCGCCTTTTTTAGGGCGTCCATTGCCTTCCCCAGACGCCCTTGACGGTGGCTTTCCAGCAAGAAGTTCACAAGATCAAGGC
Coding sequences within:
- a CDS encoding uracil-DNA glycosylase, giving the protein MKGGTVTDLQYKIEKVSSLAELEALCIQCQACPLAENRKQVVFGEGNPAARVIFVGEAPGAREDETGRPFVGAAGQVLNYLLEEAGIDRSQVYITSVNKCRPPRNRLPRQGEAAACYPYLKKQLELIKPQIIVCLGALATRWLIDRKAKISEVRGSWFYKNGQAFLPTFHPAAVLRDRRKAKLVVQDFQEVVRRWKS
- a CDS encoding DHH family phosphoesterase, which gives rise to MDLILSHTNLDFDGLAAMVAASKIYPQAQPVVVGKPGHSVQQFLALYKDYFSIKTPGEIPDTGADRVILVDTGDPRRTGEMASRVSGAREIHIYDHHPVDYPPPRATKVVTASVGATSTLMVEILRQKDVEIHSFEATVLALGIYADTGSLTYSATTSRDALAVAYLLEQGANLSVVANFLDRRLTEEQQKLLNRLIASVKQFSFRGIQVLVATAEADNYVEGLSLLTEKLLEVLNADTVFTLVSMAGRTYLVGRTR
- a CDS encoding CBS domain-containing protein, which codes for GGGHRKAGAASLKGQPLEAVMARLPSVLSSKIRPLFTARQIMSQPVKTVTPETLIQDAGKVMLRYGHSGLPVVENGVVVGIISRRDVDLAERHGLGHAPVKGYMKRKVVTISPDTTLPEIQQLMVRHDVGRLPVVENGQLIGIVSRTDLLRWLHGTDDFKRFETLFPIQCSLPGPPDVKSLLLNLPGNIYRLLRQIGGQGDELEYSVFVVGGFVRDLLLGVPNCDLDIVVEGDGIKFAERLAGKLGGYTRPHEQFKTALVILPDGLKIDVATARIEYYEYPAALPTVEVSSLKQDLYRRDFTINAMAVQLNLHSFGKLIDYFCCYSDLKEGLVRVLHNFSFVEDPTRIIRALRFEQRYGFSIEEQTLALLQKAVRERRLAQLSDARLWDELFLVLKEDEPARVLCRMGELGIWDQIVPQIQWDENTEKVVLNVESLLKELEQKGLPHVERWLVYFMALVHKLEEVQVEELGKRFSLRKKEINVLRKVLEAPEVLKSLPASEPTLGRLHKLLHEFPAEAILFAAASFTGKLRELLLDYLARRDRVELVVDGLDLRQLGLPPGPLYGEIFLELEAALLEGKAGRKKEEQINFVQEWLRRKGRV
- a CDS encoding site-2 protease family protein, whose translation is MHIGSLWELLVAVPAILLAVTFHEYAHGKVAYLLGDPTPKYQGRLTLNPLAHLDPLGTLLFVLAGFGWAKPVQVNPFYFHGDRRRGMMLVSLAGPLMNLVLAYLAAVASRVLVFAPFYIKQFLFAVVMYNIILAVFNLIPVPPLDGSKILAGLLPPQHTGIIYQLETYGPLILLLLIFTGFIGLIMNPLIRVVYSLITLLSGMGYY
- the trpS gene encoding tryptophan--tRNA ligase gives rise to the protein MKGRILSGMRPTGKLHIGHLSVLENWVRFQDEYECFYTIVDWHALTTAYDDTSAIKENVREMLLDWLSVGLDPEKSTIFLQSDVKEHAELYLLFAMITPLSWLERCPTYKDQVQQLGKQGKDISTYGFLGYPLLQAADILVYKADTVPVGEDQLPHLELCREIARRFNFIYKTELFPEPQAKLSRVPLLPGIDARKMSKSYGNEIPISATREEIFEKVRMMVTDPGRIRRHDPGNPEVCVVHTYNQIYNPEEVEERVTQCRQAEIGCVACKKRLAEKLDEALAPYREKRAELAQNPALLEEILEEGARRARAVASETMKEVREAMKI
- a CDS encoding segregation and condensation protein A: MTYRVKLEIFEGPLDLLIHLIEKNEMDIYDIPVARITEQYLEYLETLQELDLEMAGEFLVMAATLLAIKAKMLLPKPPQPEEPEEEGPDPREELVERLLEYKKFKEAAGFLEKRGEIYSKMFTRPVDEEAIVAAFAGSNPLEGVTPKDLLEAFRRVLNRVSEKEEKVNRIPRPQVTIRDKMTEILEQVGKQTQGVSFTELFKGKVTRLEIIVTFLALLELIRLKRVTARQSSVFGEIIIYQYPRHE
- the scpB gene encoding SMC-Scp complex subunit ScpB, which codes for MDSGEAKAVIECLLFVAREPLTLKTIGEIVGMKEKEVRQLLEELMQSYNNGSHGIRLLEVANGYQFCTRPEFASYIEKLYQPQIQMLSKAALETLAIIAYKQPITRAEIETIRGVKSDRVISTLLERRLIQEVGRREGPGRPILYGTTDEFLRSFGLKSLEELPNLEELAACGREEE
- a CDS encoding FadR/GntR family transcriptional regulator — its product is MFQPVGGPKGTRLYEKVVMQIKSAISVGDLKPGDKLPSERELAEIFGVSRTSIREALKSLVAMGLIKIRHGDGIYVCESRGEEQLKNIGAYLMSHQGTLKDLFEIRRVLETEAAAWAAERGAPEKVQELVNLINTVKEGIAKRSGGYLLFLGEHDTKFHLCLAEASENQVLLRVMNNLLDLLAESRARAWSIPGRPLRSVEEHAKIVEAIVSGDVEGAREAMRQHLENVEKEIL
- a CDS encoding Ldh family oxidoreductase, whose product is MNLSPQKLIDYCSLIFQKIGVPQEHSFIMAEALVEADLLGIKTHGVSRLNFYVEHIHNGTINSTPNFKVIRENLAVCVIDADKAMGPVVGDYAIKKVLEKAKKTGVGIALVRNSSHLGALSVTAKKAIKEKMIGVVISNTSPIMAPYGGGEAVLGNNPISFAVPTDDFPYILDMALSVTARGNIILAAREGKSIPEGWAVNKNGEPTTNAEEALLGAVLPLAEHKGYALAFMFDVLCGVLSGAAYGKNVGSFVPPDYSKPLDMGHFVMALDIEKFQPYEEYLRRLKDFASQIKTSKKAKGFDEIFIPGERSYQRYCENLKKGIFLPPQTLKMLRELSERYQIPFFEQ